AGAATTATCTATCTCTTTCTTAGAATTATCTATCTCTTTCTTAGAATTATCTATCTCTTTCTTAGAATTATCTATCTCTTTCTTAGATGCCTGGGGAATCCTTTCAATTTTGTAGGTTTTGCACAAAGAATAAAATATTTTTTGGAAAGGGGTTATTTTTCAATCTTGCCCGTTTCCAGCAGTGAAATCAGATCATCTTTGCTGACCAGGCCTTCATACTGTCGGCTGTTGACTATAAGTGTTGGATATTGGGTTACATTGTAGCTGTGCTTTATGATTATAACTGGTGAGAGGTCGAGTTCTCCATCAATTGAAAATATCATGGTTTCGGGGTGGCTTTTCTTTATGCTGTTGAGTATAATCCCTTGAGATTCGCAGCCCTCACAATTACTCGAGTAGAAGTAAAGGATATCGTCTATCGGCACTGAGCAGTCTTTTTCAAGAGTTTTGCTTAATGTCCAGTACTTTATCAGTAGCAGTGTATAGCTTCTTTTGAGCATTTCATAGTCTCCTGGAAGGTATCTTTTTCCGTCGGAAGAGCTCTCGTACATATCCACCCTTTTGCCCAGCTCTTCCAGCTCAGGAACCATTGAGGCCTGGTAATGTGACAGGGCATCACATTTTTTCTCGCCTAGAGAGTCAAGGAGGAGCATATTTGTTTCCTGGATGCTCCTTAGTTCTTCAAGATAGGCCAGGTCCTTGGAGATGCTGCTGATTTTAGCGTCATTAATCATATTTGCCACCATCAGCCCCGAGATAAATATCACTAGACTGGCCACAAAAGTTATGAGATATAGGCCGTAGTTTATTTTTCTTTTCACCATTTTTTCTCTAGTTTTAAAAGCTCATATACTATGGCGCCCATCCAGAAGATGGAATAGAGGAGGGGGTAGATAAACATATAGCTTAAATAATCCAATTTTCTTTTTCTCAGGTTGAGGTTTTCATTTGAGGCGTGAATGCTGATAAGTATGATAGATATGCCGATGGACATAAAGAGCAACATAAAATAGGATAGAGAATTTATCGAAATGATGTCGAAAACAAAGGAAAGTGTGGGTGTCTGCAGCCCCACAAGCATTATTGCGTGCACGGTATCATATGCGCTCTTTAGAGAGAGATAGGCGGGTAGGAAGAGCATATAGCCCAAAATAAAGAGCCAAACGAAGTTTATTGGAAGAACATATACTCCGAGGTTTCCATAACGTGGATTTCCGAACATTCTCAGGTATTTTGCCGTGGTTTTAAAGTAGCCGCGGTACCAGCGTATCCTTTGGTTAAACAGCTCTCTGAAGGTTTCCGGCGCTTCTGTGTATACTACTGCAGTAGTGCTGTTTTCCATTCTACGCCCCTCAAGCTGCATTCGAAATGCAAGCTCCATGTCCTCAACTATGCTGTCCTTATCCCAACCACCCATCTTCCTTATAAGCTCGGTCTTGTAAACCGATCCGGGGCCTGGAAGGACGTACTGGCAATCAAGCACTGCAAAAAGCTTTCTGAGGTAAATCGAGAATATATATTCCACCCACTGTATCTTTTGCATCAAAGTCCTGGATTTTGAAATCTTCATTGCAGGGGAAACTGCCACTATATCTCCCCCCAATTCCCCAACAATCCTTCGAAGATAGTCTTTTTTGGGAAAAGAGTCTGCATCCATCGTTGCAATATAGTCGGTTTTTACGAACCTTAAGGCATAGTTTAAGGAGTCCGCTTTACCTGTGTTTTTCTTGCTTATCACCCTTATTCTGGGATTTTTAATTTTGCGGCATTCTTTTAGCGTGTTGTCCTTTGAGCCGTCGTTTATTACGATAATTTTCAGCAGGTTTTTTGGGTAGTCCAGGTTAAGGCAGGTTTTCAGGCATTTGCATATGCCTTTCTCTTCATTGTAGGCGGGTATCAGTATTGTTACTGAAGGCAGCTTCTTTGGGGCCTTTTTTTGCTTGAATTTGCCCAAGTTTCCAATATAAACCAGCAGAAACAGGACAGAACCATAAATCATCACAAAATAGCAGGCGAGCTGCAGCAGGTCCATTATCGCAAAGTTTCCGAGGGCAAATAGCATTAAAGTAATTGCCCTAATTGCTTATTTGCCTTTTTGGCTGGCCGGACCGGCTTTCTTTACTTTTTTTAATCGAAATTATGCAGGAAAAAGTGGCATATGGGCTTACGGAAGAAGGAAAAAAGTATCTTGAAGAGGGGCTCCCCGAGAGAAACCTTTTGAATCTGATTTCAAAAGGAAAAGTCCCTTTTGAAGAGGCAAAACGGCTTGAAAACTTTAATATTGCCCTTCAGTGGGCCAAAAAAAGCTCCTGGATTTTCATTGATGGGGGCTTTTTGTCCTTAAGCCCAGAAGGAAAAGCTGCTATTGAAAAGGGAAAGTCTGTCCTGGAAGAGGCGCTTTCAAATGCTGAAAAGCAGGTCATTCCCTCAGAAATGGCCTCACTGCTCCTTAAAAGAAACCTCATAAGAAAGCTTGATGCCCGCCTTGAGGATGTGAAAAAGCTCAAGGGAAAGGAGGTTTTGTCCCTCACGCCGGAGCTCATAAAGACCGGAATGTGGAAAGAGGTAAAGTTCAAGGAGTACAATGTGGGCTTTACCGGAAAGAAGCTTTACCCCGGAAAAAGGCATCCTTACAGGGTTTTTCTTAAAAACCTCAAGACGAAGCTTATAAACCTGGGCTTTGAGGAGATGGACTCAAGAATTATCATGCAGGACTTCTGGAACTGCGATGTATTGTTCATGCCCCAGACTCACTCTGCACGGGATATCCATGAGATTTTTAATGTCGACGCAAAAATCCCTCTTGTCGACAGGTCGGTTGCAGAAAAAGTGGGAAAAGAGCACGAAAAGTACTGGGGCTATAAATGGGATTACGGGCGGTCAAACAGCGCGCTTTTGATGTCCCAGGGAACAGCCCTTTCAGCTTCCCACCTGCCAAACTTGAAGATACCTGGCAAATACTTTAGCTTGGCAAAGGTCTTTCGGCCTGACGTGGTTGACGCAACACACCTCCTTGAATTCTACCAGCTTGAGGGGATTGTCTGCGACAAGAGCATGAACTTTCGGCACTTGCTTGGCCTGCTTAAGCAGTTTGCTATCGACATTGCCGGGGCTGAAGCGGTAAAGTTTTATCCGGACTACTTCCCGTTCACTGAGCCGTCAGTGCAGATATCAGCAAAGCACCCAAAGCTTGGCTGGGTAGAGCTTGGCGGAGCAGGGATATTTCGAAAACAAGTCACAAGGCCTTTTGGGATAGAGGAGCCGATAATTGCCTGGGGCCTTGGAATAGACCGCCTTGCAATGTTTAACCTGGGCGTTACTGACATTAGGGAATTATATTCATCCAACCTTAAGTGGCTTCGGGAGAATTATTACTATGCCAAAGATTGATATTTCGAAGGGAGATTTGGAGAATTTGCTTGGTAGAGAGCTTTCTCTTGAGGAGCTTGAAAGCATGCTTCTTCTTGCAAAAGGGGAGCTTGACGGGGTGGACGGAGACCTTCTCAAGGTCGACATCAAGGACTCAAACAGGCCTGACCTTTGGAGCGCCGAAGGCATTTCCAGAGAGCTTAAGCTTCGGATGGGGGAAAAGCAGAAGCTCGAATTTAAGGACTCCGATATTGTCCTTAATGTTGACGAGAGTTTGAAAGATGTCAGGCCTTACATTTCCTGCTGCTATGTCCTTGGGCTGAACTTCACAGACCAGATGATAAAGGACCTTATGGGCCTTCAGGAAAGACTTCATGCGCAGCTTGGCAGAAACAGGGAAAAAGTAGCAATAGGCATTTCAAACTTCGACCTGATAAATCCAAACCTATCTTACCGCGTTGCCACTGAAGACCTGAAGTTTCCGCCGCTGGGATACACCGAGATGATGACCCCAAAAGAGGTCCTTGAAAAGCATGGAAAGGGGCAGGCATACAAGCACCTGGTCGGTGACAAAATTCCGGTCTTTGTCGACAGGAACAATCAGATAATATCCATGCCGCCGATAATCAACTCGAATACTCTTGGAAAAATCGACGAGAATACAAAAAACATAATGATAGATGTTACCGGCACTGACGAGAAGCTGGTTGACCAGACGCTACTTATACTTGCCCTTAACTTTTCCGAGCGCGGTGGAAAGGTTTACCGTGTCAAGGTAAAATACATGGATTCTGATAAGTTCACGCCGAATATGGGCGCGATAACTGCTGAAGCTGAGCTTGAGGTGGTAAGGAATTTGAGTGGCCTTGACCTGGATGACAAAATGATTCAGGGCCTGCTTGAGCGGGCAGGGGCTTCCTGTTTGATAAAAGACGGAAAGATTGCTGCAGTTTACCCCCCATACAGAAAAGACGTGTTTGACGAGAGGGACCTGATAGAGGATGTCCTGATTTCATATGGCTACAATAACCTGATGCCCCTTAAAATTGAGATTCCAACAATCGGAAGCGAGAACACGAACATGCGCCTTAGCGAAGTTGCCGAGGAGCTTATGGTTGGAATGGGCTTCCAGCAGGCAATTTCATTTATACTTTCAAACGAAGAGAAGGAAAACGGAAGGATGGGCCACAGCGACAAGCTGTGTAGAATAACAAATCCTGTAAACCAGAATTATACTGTTGTCCGGAGAAGCATACTTCCTTCCTTGATGGAATTCCTCTCAAAAAACCAGCATAATGAATTTCCACAGAAAGTTTTTGAGGTAGGAAAGGTAATTATTGATGGGGATAAGGAAAAAACTTTTGCCTCTGCAGTCCTCTCAAACTCGACAGTGAACTACGAGGAAATTTCCTCGTCCCTTGAGGCATTGGTCGAAAACCTTGGATTCACCCTAAAGCTTGAACCCTGCAATGACTATGCATTCATAAGCGGAAGGTCCGCAAGAGCCATGGTCAACGGGAAAATGGTTGGGGTTGTTGGTGAGGTAAGCCCTGAAACAATCACAAACTTTGGGATCGAAACGCCCGTGGCTGCTTTTGAGATAGACCTGGCATTTTTGCTCGATTAGCAGATTAGTATGGATTTTCACTTAGATAGAAACGTTGGTTTGCTTGGTGTGGCTTTCCTCTGCATATTTTTTGGCTATGCAAGCGTTCAGCAGTATCTGGTCCTGTATTTTTCGGAAATGGGGCATACAGAACTTGGATTTCAGTCATTGATACTGGTTTACTTGTTTTATGGGCTATTCAATCCGATATCGGCAATATTTGTTTCTAAATATGGCGCAAAGAGCTGCATGATTTGCTCCTCCTTATTTTATTCTTTATTTATACTAACCCTTTTAAGCAAATCTGTTTTTTTGGTTTTTGCAAGTTCAATTCTTCTGGGTATTGCGGCAGCGTTTCTTTGGACGGGACAGCACAGTTATCTAATAAGGGCAAGCAACAAAAACCTTTATGGAAGCAATTCCGGGATATTTGGCGCTCTCAATGCCATAGGATCAACAGCCGGAATTATTGCATTGGGGGTTTTAGTTTCTGCTTTTCATTACACATTGCCTTTTTTGATATATTCTATTTTTCCATTGGTTGGAACTGCCTTACTGCTAGGCATAAAGGATATCAGGCCAAAGAAAAAAGCTGACCCCCTTAATCTTCTGAAAAAGTCTCTTTCGAGCATGACTGCCTTAAGGATTTCCACGATCTGGATTGTGCTGAGTTTTGTTTCTGGCCTTATGTTTGGGATAATTCCATTACGAATTAAAGCGGTTTTTGGCATTCAGTACATTGGAATCCTGATGGCGCTGTTCTATATTTTGCCCATATTCACGGCATATTTATTTGGAAAAATGTCTGACTTGAGGGGAAGGGGAGGCATGGTGCTTTTCTCATATGTTTTGTTAATTTCCGGAATATTGTCTCTTTATATGTCGGCTCAGGCAATGTTCTTGATTCTGGGTATTTTTTTGCTTGCCCTAAATTCGGCGATGATGGGCCCGGTTATCATGGCATTAGTAGGGGATATTTCAAATGAAAAGAATCTTGAATTTTTGACTTCCGTATTCAGCACGATACAAAAAGTGGGTATTTTGGGGGCACTGATTTTAGGTCAGGCTTATTATAATGACATTGCTTCTATTTGTATTGTATCTCTTATGATTGCACTGATTTCTTTTATGGCTGTGTTTCCACTGTTCAGGATGAAAAAAGAAAAGATAAGGGAAATGATCGGCCGTGAGACCCAGTAATAAAATTTGGCATTGACCTTGGCATATCCGGGAGCTTAGTTATTGCCTAAACTGTCAGGGCTTATCTTTGCAAAGTTTCCTGAAATTCCAGAAAGTGATGAGAGCATTCTGTTAAAGCCCTCCACTATCCTTTTAAATCCTTCCAGCAGATAATCCCAGATGTAGCGGGGGGTTGGTTTTGGAATTGTCGGCTCTTCGACAATATATCCGATTTCGTTTCCGTTTGCTCTAGGCACCCGGAAGCTCATCTCATTAAGCTCTTTTGTGCAGGCCCTTATTTCGTCAATATCTTTTGAGTAGCAGGGCTTAAAGTCGCGCCCCAGTATGCCCTCCATTATTCTGTTTGATTCCTCTTTGCTTGAGACGCTTTCATTTATCTCAAGCAAGTCCAGATAAACTCTGTGGAGGGAGGACTCATCATCCTTGAGGTATTCTCTTATGAAAAGCTCCGAGTAGGCATATCCAAATTCCCGGTCATATTTTGACTGGGGGTACCAGTAGCTCATATATTTCTGGTCATTTGCGTAGTAGTTCCAGAGGTCTTCTGGCGTCTTTTTCGGCTTGAGAGTGTAGATATAATTTTTTTCTTTCCACACCTTTTCGCTTCCAAATAGTTCTGGCTGCCTTTCTCCGAGCATGCGGTAGGTTATTGAGGTAGCGTAACAGGCAACACCTTCATCGAACCAACTTACGTTTGCCTTGTTCCAGGACAGGGCAAATGCATTGAATCCGTGGGTTGTTTCGTGAATTATTGTGGCGAGCGTGTCATTTGCGTTTTTTGACTCTTTCACGAGTATCATTCCGTTGAACGTTCCGGCACTCCAGTCCTTATATTCTTTGCCATATTCTTCTTCAGAGAGTATCGCAAGCCCAAACTTTACCGGGACTTTGAGTCCGGTAAGCCCTTCAATGAGGGGGTAGTATTTTTCGACAGTTTCAAGATCTATATCGGAATTTGTGAAGTAGTGTTCGCTTTCCTGGCTTCCGCCGTAGATAAGGTTGATGCTAAGCGGCCCTGTCCGTTTAGCCCGGGTTTCAGATTCAAGATACTCCACCTTTGCGTTCGGGGAAAATACGTAAGGAAAATTTCCCTTAACTTCTGCGTAAGAGGTTTCGTTTTCGAATCCAAACAAGTTAAGCTCTACATGGTTCAGGCCCCCAGGTTTCTCCCAGTCACCTACGGAATAATACATGTTCACTATCCGGACATCTGCCCTTTTCTGGTTTGTCCTGAACTTCACAAGAGACCCGTCGAGCGTGTACTTTATGGCTCCAACCTCGTCCTCTATCTTTTCGAGCTGTGCTCCTTCGGGAATTATTACCGTAAGGTCCCAGTAGTCAAGTGGGGTATCTGAGGTCAGAACCATTGTGGTATTTATTGCTATTTTGGAGCCAACAAGCTCTACTTCGTGAATTACTTCTGCTAAAATAGGGCAGGGTAGCAGCAGTAATATCAGAAGGAGTAAATAATGATTTTTCATAAAAACTTAAAGCCAAACTATTTAGCAGTTTAGGTTCATTACCTCTGCTTCGCTTGTTGTTTTTTCGCTTTGTCCAAATCCGCAGGTGAAGACCTCTTCTTCCTGATAGCAGCACCTAACTTCCCCTTCTTCTAGGGTATAGAACCTGTACCCCTCTTCATAGAACGCACAACACTTGTACCTTGCGTATTTGCCCTCCAGAAGCTCTTTCTTTGTTAGGGCTTCATCCCGTTCATCTTCGGCAGTTTCCAATTCTTCGAGGGCATTGTCAAGCTCTTTATTCATGTTGGAAAGTTCTTTTTGGGCTTCCTTCAGCTTTTGGCTCGTGTCGGACAAGTCAAGGGATACGGCTTTCTTCTGGGTCTGGATTTCCTCATTTTCGTCAATGCAGGATTCATAATCCACTTCACATGTCGAAAGGCAATCCTCGGTGTAGCTTAGGTTTCCTGAAAGGGAGGAAACTACAAATTCCAGGGAGGTTATGTTGCCTGAAAGCTCTGAAGCGCGCGAATAGGAATCAGTAAGACTTTTCTGGCAGGACCGGAGCTCGTTGTTTTTCTTAATCATGTTTCCGGTCAGGGTTCCGCCCACAATAACTAGTATAATTATGCCTATGGCCATGGCAATCATTTTTTTATTTGCTGAAAGGACACTTGAGAATTTTTCGGTTCTTTTGCCCAGGTCTTCGTCTTTTTGCCTGAACCTGTAGGGCACTACCTCCTGCTGCGGATTTTTGGGCTCAGTACTGTCTTCAGTTCCCATAAATTAGCTTTGCTTGATATATATACGATACTTCTTGGAGAAACTCCTTTCTAATGGGTTCTGTGAGGATTTAAGCTTCTTTCTGTTTGCGGAATATGTGGGGTATCCGGCCGTTTGTGGAGGATCTTTTCAGGTAAATCAAATATCCCAGCGTCGCCAGGGCAAGGTTTAGTATTGCGACGTTAAGCAGGTTGATTTTTATGCCTAAAAGGAAGTTTGCATGGAAGACGAGTAGCGGGAGGGTTGCAATGGACAGGCCGAAGCTTAGCGCAATCCTTTCTATCCAGTCAATTTCTCCCCTTTTTGGAAAGAAAGCAAAGCTTAGCGAGAGGCCAGGCATGAAAAGAATGAAGGCTGAGGCAACTATCATTCTTGCCGCTTCCAGGGCTTCTATCATAATTTAGCCAGCGTGCCTATAAAGTATTCCTCCCTCATCTTCATAGGCTATTTCGAAGCAGTCGCCTCTGAATTTCTGCATATTTATCGCTGAGCTTGAGGGGTGCTTTCCCACGAAGACATAAAGTGGCTTGGGATATACTTCCATGAGGGCAGATATTTCAGAGCAGTTTCCCGCAGCCCAGAACTGCCTCCATTGGTTTTCATTCCATAAGTCCTGGTCAAACTGCCCCGGGGCTATGGTGATTCTTTTTGAATAGCCCAGAACCCATGGAGAGTAGGCGCTTGCAGTGGCCATGACGGAAGCGTTCTCTTCGGTGAAATTTGGTATTTTCTTTATGCTTTCAAGCTGAGTTTCATTTATCAGGGGCTCAAGTTCTGAAGAAAGGGTCGTGGTGGAAACCGCTCCTGAAAGGATTATCAGGATAACCAGCCCAAGCCGTAAATTTCCGGAAATGCTTTTGGAGTAAAATATTCCCTGGGCAAGGCCGAAGCCCGCCAGCAATATTGCTGCGATATCCAGGCTTATTATGAGGCGGTTGAAGAAAAACAGCTTAAGGGCTACAACAAGGCCGTTTATTATAAACAGCAGGAAAGGGGGGTTGAAATTTTTCTGCCTTAGCAAAACAAGAAACCCAAGAAGGGCAAAAGGAAGGATTGCCAGTGAGATATACTGGTAGGTGAACAGGTTATAAAAGGTGCCTGACCCTATGCTTCCCGGATATATAACACTTTCAAGAACCTTTTGGGAAGGGGCTAATACCAGTTCACTGAGCCGTTGGTGATAGGTTACTAATAGCACAATACCTGTGGCCGCTAAGCCAAGGAGCCCATTGAGGAATATTTTATTATCCCTGAAGCTTGTGATTGTGTATGCCACCCAGACCAGGGCCAGCATAAGGAAAGTTGGCTGGTGCAAAAAGCCCGTTGCTGACGCAAAAAGTATGGCTGGAACCTGGCCTTTTTTTCCGTCAAGAAAGTAAAAGGCAAAAAGCATTGTGCTTAGGGCAAGAATGTTCCTGTAGTATAGATACCAAAAGGCGTTAAGCTGTGTGAGCGAAATCGAAAACATTATGGCTGAGAATATTCCCGCTTCAAGCCCAAAATACTTTTTTGAAACAAGGTAGACTGGGAGGACAGTGATTGCGGAGAGGAATATGTAGACTGGAATAATGAACTGCCCACTACTAACTCCAAAAAGATAGAACTGGTCTGCCATCACGGCAATGCCTGAGGGAAACCCGGATTTTATCCACAAGTCAAGGCTTTTTTCAGGAATGCTGGGAAGACTCTCTTGGAACATGTCAAAGACATACTTGTATATGCCGGCGTCATACCCAAGTGGGACTGAGTTGTCGATGTATGGAAGAGTTCTGACGAAAATGGCAAAAAGAAGAGCAGTGATGACAAGGAATTGCACTGTCTTTGATGACAACCTGAAGCTTCTCTTTTCGCTGATGGCAAACAGGCCTAGCACGGCAATTATTACTGCGAAAAAGTCGAGCTTTAGGGAATACTTCCACAAGAGGCCTGCGCTTACCGCAAGTGTGACTAGCAGGTAGATTGCCAGCAGGTGAAAGAAACTGCTTTTCAGAACTGATTTCATAAGATTATTTCCTGTATAGCTTAATTCCCATCAGTAAAGACCTTGCTTTTCCCGGCATGGCGTTGTAAATCCGGGAAAAGTCTTTTTCCGTTATTTCCCTTGTAGCCAAAAGGACCAGGAGGTAGATTGCTCCAAGGATTAAGTATTCGGCAGGCAAAAGCCACTTGCTGGTGACAGCCAGGAAAGGCGAAGCGGCAACCATAATGCCAGACGCAAGGAGGACTCTTAGGATGCTTGACCAACTGATAAAATTTCCCAGATTTTTTATCGAAAAGGCGCAGATGGCGATGGTCCCAAGAATGCAGGCAATGGTTGTCGCATATGCAGCTCCATTGAGGCCATAGAAGGGTATAAGCAGCCTGTTGAGGATTATGCTGAGCAGGCCAAGCGATAATGAGATTGCCATGGGAAGTTTTGTCTTGCCGATAGCCATCAGGCAGCTTGCCAGGACCGAGAAGATTGTCAGAAATGCAAATCCCACTGAGAGTATTCTCAACGGTTCGCTGGCTTCAAGGTAAGTCCCGGTATAGAGGAGAGATATAAGCACAGGGCTTGTAACGATTATCAGGGCTGTCGCAGGCGTTATGAGGATGATGAGATACCTTGCCGCTTCCTTAAGGTAGGTCTTTGCCCTCTTTTTTTCGCCATTTGAATAAAACATTGAGATGGCTGGGAATAAGGCAACTCCAATCGCGCAGAGGATGCTGTATGGAAGGCGCGCGATAGTTGTTGCGGCGTTATAATACCCAGTCTCCGCGACGCTTCCTAAAATGGAATTGACCGAGAAAAGGTCAACACTGATGAGAAAGTTGAGCGCCACTGTGTAAAGAATAACGGGCCAGGCAAAATCAGCAAGGATTTTCCAGTCAAGGTCCACTTTGCTTTTTCCCTGGGAAATATATAATCCTACAAGAAATGCGAGGATTGGGGCAAAAGCAAACCCTATGAATGCCCCTCCAACTGAAAAGCCCAGGACGACAAATCCTACCATGAAGAATGTCTTTACGAAGGAATACAGTGTCTGTATACCTGCCTGTGCCTTGTATTTTCCAAGGCCATTGAAGTATCCAGTGATAACTGAGTAGAGAGAGTAGCCTATCATTATGAATCCTGAGAGCCGGATGTAGTAGGCAAGAGAGGAATCACCCAAAAGAACCGCGAAAGTCCCAGACAGGACTTCGTAAGCCACGAAAAGAACTGCAGAGAAGGCAAGCTGGAGGTTTATCGCCGCTTTCTTGACTGCCTCTGGATCCTCCCCCGCCGATATGTGCTTGGAAACTGCTTGGTAGATTCCCGAAGTGAGTACGAGATTGAAGATGGTAATTAGAGAGACCACCACTCCGTAAATTCCATAT
This genomic interval from Candidatus Aenigmatarchaeota archaeon contains the following:
- a CDS encoding glycosyltransferase family 2 protein, which codes for MLFALGNFAIMDLLQLACYFVMIYGSVLFLLVYIGNLGKFKQKKAPKKLPSVTILIPAYNEEKGICKCLKTCLNLDYPKNLLKIIVINDGSKDNTLKECRKIKNPRIRVISKKNTGKADSLNYALRFVKTDYIATMDADSFPKKDYLRRIVGELGGDIVAVSPAMKISKSRTLMQKIQWVEYIFSIYLRKLFAVLDCQYVLPGPGSVYKTELIRKMGGWDKDSIVEDMELAFRMQLEGRRMENSTTAVVYTEAPETFRELFNQRIRWYRGYFKTTAKYLRMFGNPRYGNLGVYVLPINFVWLFILGYMLFLPAYLSLKSAYDTVHAIMLVGLQTPTLSFVFDIISINSLSYFMLLFMSIGISIILISIHASNENLNLRKRKLDYLSYMFIYPLLYSIFWMGAIVYELLKLEKKW
- a CDS encoding phenylalanine--tRNA ligase subunit alpha, with the protein product MQEKVAYGLTEEGKKYLEEGLPERNLLNLISKGKVPFEEAKRLENFNIALQWAKKSSWIFIDGGFLSLSPEGKAAIEKGKSVLEEALSNAEKQVIPSEMASLLLKRNLIRKLDARLEDVKKLKGKEVLSLTPELIKTGMWKEVKFKEYNVGFTGKKLYPGKRHPYRVFLKNLKTKLINLGFEEMDSRIIMQDFWNCDVLFMPQTHSARDIHEIFNVDAKIPLVDRSVAEKVGKEHEKYWGYKWDYGRSNSALLMSQGTALSASHLPNLKIPGKYFSLAKVFRPDVVDATHLLEFYQLEGIVCDKSMNFRHLLGLLKQFAIDIAGAEAVKFYPDYFPFTEPSVQISAKHPKLGWVELGGAGIFRKQVTRPFGIEEPIIAWGLGIDRLAMFNLGVTDIRELYSSNLKWLRENYYYAKD
- a CDS encoding phenylalanine--tRNA ligase subunit beta — translated: MPKIDISKGDLENLLGRELSLEELESMLLLAKGELDGVDGDLLKVDIKDSNRPDLWSAEGISRELKLRMGEKQKLEFKDSDIVLNVDESLKDVRPYISCCYVLGLNFTDQMIKDLMGLQERLHAQLGRNREKVAIGISNFDLINPNLSYRVATEDLKFPPLGYTEMMTPKEVLEKHGKGQAYKHLVGDKIPVFVDRNNQIISMPPIINSNTLGKIDENTKNIMIDVTGTDEKLVDQTLLILALNFSERGGKVYRVKVKYMDSDKFTPNMGAITAEAELEVVRNLSGLDLDDKMIQGLLERAGASCLIKDGKIAAVYPPYRKDVFDERDLIEDVLISYGYNNLMPLKIEIPTIGSENTNMRLSEVAEELMVGMGFQQAISFILSNEEKENGRMGHSDKLCRITNPVNQNYTVVRRSILPSLMEFLSKNQHNEFPQKVFEVGKVIIDGDKEKTFASAVLSNSTVNYEEISSSLEALVENLGFTLKLEPCNDYAFISGRSARAMVNGKMVGVVGEVSPETITNFGIETPVAAFEIDLAFLLD
- a CDS encoding MFS transporter; its protein translation is MDFHLDRNVGLLGVAFLCIFFGYASVQQYLVLYFSEMGHTELGFQSLILVYLFYGLFNPISAIFVSKYGAKSCMICSSLFYSLFILTLLSKSVFLVFASSILLGIAAAFLWTGQHSYLIRASNKNLYGSNSGIFGALNAIGSTAGIIALGVLVSAFHYTLPFLIYSIFPLVGTALLLGIKDIRPKKKADPLNLLKKSLSSMTALRISTIWIVLSFVSGLMFGIIPLRIKAVFGIQYIGILMALFYILPIFTAYLFGKMSDLRGRGGMVLFSYVLLISGILSLYMSAQAMFLILGIFLLALNSAMMGPVIMALVGDISNEKNLEFLTSVFSTIQKVGILGALILGQAYYNDIASICIVSLMIALISFMAVFPLFRMKKEKIREMIGRETQ
- a CDS encoding DUF1616 domain-containing protein, with protein sequence MIEALEAARMIVASAFILFMPGLSLSFAFFPKRGEIDWIERIALSFGLSIATLPLLVFHANFLLGIKINLLNVAILNLALATLGYLIYLKRSSTNGRIPHIFRKQKEA
- a CDS encoding flippase, producing the protein MDLKSVSKGSFYLMASTFIFMVTGYLIHFALARLLGPVSYGIYGVVVSLITIFNLVLTSGIYQAVSKHISAGEDPEAVKKAAINLQLAFSAVLFVAYEVLSGTFAVLLGDSSLAYYIRLSGFIMIGYSLYSVITGYFNGLGKYKAQAGIQTLYSFVKTFFMVGFVVLGFSVGGAFIGFAFAPILAFLVGLYISQGKSKVDLDWKILADFAWPVILYTVALNFLISVDLFSVNSILGSVAETGYYNAATTIARLPYSILCAIGVALFPAISMFYSNGEKKRAKTYLKEAARYLIILITPATALIIVTSPVLISLLYTGTYLEASEPLRILSVGFAFLTIFSVLASCLMAIGKTKLPMAISLSLGLLSIILNRLLIPFYGLNGAAYATTIACILGTIAICAFSIKNLGNFISWSSILRVLLASGIMVAASPFLAVTSKWLLPAEYLILGAIYLLVLLATREITEKDFSRIYNAMPGKARSLLMGIKLYRK